From one Triticum urartu cultivar G1812 chromosome 3, Tu2.1, whole genome shotgun sequence genomic stretch:
- the LOC125545247 gene encoding guanine nucleotide-binding protein subunit beta-like protein A — MAGAQESLVYAGVMRGHNDVVTAIATPIDNSPFIVSSSRDKSLLVWDLTNPIQATQDSSSEYGVPFRRLTGHGHFVQDVVLSSDGQFALSGSWDGELRLWDLSTGVTTRRFVGHEKDVLSVAFSIDNRQIVSASRDRTIKLWNTLGECKYTIGGDLGGGEGHTGWVSCVRFSPNNFAPTIVSGSWDRSVKVWNLTNCKLRCTLDGHGGYVSAVAVSPDGSLCASGGKDGVTLLWDLTEGKRLYSLDAGSIINSLCFSPNRYWLCAATQDSIKIWDLESKHIVQDLRPEVPVSTKQMLYCTCLSWSADGSTLYAGYTDGTIRIYKISGFSYSS, encoded by the exons ATGGCCGGAGCGCAGGAGTCCCTCGTGTACGCCGGCGTGATGCGCGGCCACAACGACGTGGTCACGGCCATCGCGACGCCCATCGACAACTCGCCCTTCATCGTCTCCTCCTCCCGCGACAAGTCGCTGCTCGTCTGGGATCTCACCAACCCCATCCAGGCCACCCAGGACTCCAGCTCCGAGTACGGCGTCCCCTTCCGCCGCCTCACCGGCCACGGCCACTTCGTCCAGGACGTCGTCCTCAGCTCCGACGGCCAGTTCGCGCTCTCCGGATCCTGGGACGGCGAGCTCCGCCTCTGGGACCTCTCCACCGGGGTCACCACCCGCCGCTTCGTCGGCCACGAGAAGGACGTCCTCTCCGTCGCCTTCTCCATTGACAACCGACAGATCGTCTCGGCGTCCCGCGACCGCACCATCAAGCTCTGGAACACCCTCGGTGAGTGCAAGTACACCATCGGCGGTGACCTCGGAGGCGGCGAGGGCCACACTGGCTGGGTGTCCTGCGTCCGTTTCTCACCCAACAACTTCGCCCCGACCATCGTCTCGGGCTCATGGGACCGCTCCGTCAAGGTCTGGAACCTCACCAACTGCAAGCTCCGCTGCACTCTTGATGGTCATGGTGGCTATGTTAGCGCCGTCGCAGTCAGCCCAGACGGTTCGCTCTGCGCGTCTGGTGGCAAGGATGGCGTCACCTTGCTGTGGGATTTGACCGAGGGCAAGAGACTCTACTCGCTGGATGCGGGATCCATTATCAACTCACTTTGCTTCTCGCCCAACCGCTACTGGCTCTGCGCGGCGACACAGGATTCCATCAAGATCTGGGATCTTGAGTCAAAGCACATCGTGCAGGACCTTAGGCCCGAGGTCCCTGTCTCCACGAAGCAG ATGCTCTACTGCACTTGCTTGAGCTGGAGCGCGGATGGCAGCACTCTCTATGCTGGTTACACCGATGGAACTATCCGCATCTACAAGATCTCGGGGTTCAGCTACTCTAGCTAG
- the LOC125545249 gene encoding uncharacterized protein LOC125545249, whose amino-acid sequence MADHFALMTGRMITEATLQGAIFDAPSAKDACDHHDPSIFEDGRTKTGVMVECRICQEEGDQAYMETPCSCKGSLKYAHHICIQRWCNEKGDTICEICLQQFTPNYSAPLKLFRIGRNQISFRRAGGTPENLNAGENVSQTADHAAGTSSFDSQFCNPKGVTYCRVIAIALMALLVLRDAISLVLGGPEVYSMALITLLMFRTAGVVIPIYIILISVVTLLHRYSQHQDVHGATPVTEPVGIEDTESLPPTPPQQHVISIQ is encoded by the exons ATGGCGGACCACTTCGCGCTCATGACGGGACGGATGATCACGGAGGCGACGCTTCAGGGCGCCATCTTTGATGCCCCTTCCGCGAAGGATGCTTGTGATCATCATGATCCTTCTATTTTTGAGGACGGGAGGACCAAGACTGGTGTCATGGTGGAATGCAGAATCTGCCAAGAAGAAGGTGATCAAGCCTACATGGAGACCCCTTGCTCCTGCAAGGGTAGCCTCAAG TACGCTCACCACATATGCATCCAGAGGTGGTGTAACGAGAAGGGAGACACCATATGTGAGATATGCTTACAG CAATTTACACCAAACTACAGTGCCCCTTTGAAGTTGTTTCGGATCGGAAGAAACCAAATTAGCTTCAG GAGAGCTGGAGGAACACCAGAGAATCTCAACGCTGGAGAAAACGTTTCCCAAACCGCTGATCATGCTGCCGGCACATCAAGCTTTGACTCTCAATTTTGCAATCCAAAAGGCGTCACCTACTGCCGTGTGATTGCCATCGCC TTGATGGCTCTGCTGGTGCTCCGTGACGCAATCTCGCTTGTCCTCGGCGGCCCCGAGGTGTACTCGATGGCACTGATCACT CTGCTGATGTTCAGAACAGCCGGAGTTGTCATACCCATCTACATTATCTTGATATCAGTTGTCACATTGCTCCATCGGTACAGTCAACACCAG GATGTGCATGGCGCAACGCCAGTTACAGAACCTGTAGGAATTGAGGACACAGAGAGCCTGCCGCCGACGCCACCTCAACAGCATGTCATCAGCATCCAGTAG
- the LOC125545248 gene encoding EEF1A lysine methyltransferase 2-like produces the protein MAGIRLTPEEPELPQGTPPRPQLPLPVAGSGVTAGGGGSGGLEMASDDERSVAADSWSVRSEYGSTLDDDQRYADAADVLAAAAAAGNFPSAASDYCSDKDDQDPNEEGSMLGLQSYWDASYSEDLANFQEHGHAGEIWFGADVMDTVAIWTKKLCVSFFQGGLSSANDNIKFEVDDKHLFDYPVLDLGTGNGLLLQALAKQGFSDLTGTDYSEGAIELARNLAARDGFTTISFLVDDVLETKLDRKFKIITDKGTLDAIGLHPDGRAKRVMYWESISNLVEPGGLVVITSCNHTKDELLQEVEEFGMRKFGKEDTDRGAGDSHQIFRYLDHVQTYPTIMFGGVEGSQVCTVAFQRA, from the exons ATGGCTGGAATCAGGCTGACGCCCGAGGAGCCTGAGCTGCCGCAGGGCACTCCGCCCCGCCCCCAGCTGCCGCTCCCCGTCGCCGGCTCCGGCGTcacagcgggcggcggcggcagcggtggccTGGAGATGGCTTCGGACGACGAGCGGTCAGTGGCAGCGGACTCGTGGTCCGTGCGGAGCGAGTACGGGAGCACGCTAGACGATGACCAGCGCTACGCCGACGCTGCCGATGTGCTCGCCGCGGCGGCGGCCGCCGGGAACTTCCCCTCCGCTGCCTCTGATTACTG TTCTGACAAAGATGACCAAGATCCTAATGAGGAAGGCTCAATGTTGGGGCTACAAAGTTATTGGGATGCTTCTTATTCTGAAGATCTCGCAAATTTTCAGGAACACGGCCATGCTGGAGAAATATG GTTTGGTGCAGATGTAATGGATACTGTTGCCATTTGGACAAAAAAATTGTGTGTAAGCTTTTTCCAAGGTGGACTTTCATCGGCTAATGACAACATCAAATTTGAAGTTGATGATAAACACTTGTTTGACTACCCCGTGCTCGATCTTGGAACTGGCAACGGCCTCCTTCTGCAAGCACTTGCCAAGCAGGG GTTTTCAGATTTAACAGGAACTGATTACAGTGAAGGAGCCATTGAACTTGCAAGAAACCTTGCTGCTCGTGATGGGTTCACTACTATAAGTTTTTTG GTCGATGATGTACTTGAGACAAAGTTAGACAGGAAATTCAAAATTATTACAGATAAAGGGACATTGGATGCCATTGGATTGCATCCAGATGGCCGTGCAAAAAG AGTGATGTATTGGGAATCTATATCAAACTTGGTTGAACCAGGTGGCCTTGTG GTCATAACATCATGTAATCACACAAAGGATGAGCTTCTGCAAGAAGTAGAAGAGTTCGGTATGCGGAAATTTGGTAAGGAGGACACAGACAGAGGTGCAGGTGATTCGCACCAGATCTTCCGATACTTGGATCATGTCCAAACGTATCCTACCATCATGTTTGGCGGAGTTGAGGGGTCTCAAGTGTGCACCGTGGCTTTCCAACGGGCGTGA